The sequence below is a genomic window from Paenibacillus sp. DCT19.
ACTTGTGAGAGTAGCTTAGCGAATATTGGCTAGAAAACTTTTTTATTATTGATCAGTTTATCGTTAGTACCTTTTGAATTCGAGTTGACTATATTATTTATGATATAATATTTTTATTGGCGTAGGGGAAAGAGGTGAAATCGCTTTGAATGAACCAGTTGCAACGGATGAGCTCATGATACTCATTCCGAATCTAGCATCACAAGGTAACATCGAGTTATCTTTCCATGCTGAACAGAGGCTTAATCAGCCAGATAGAAATTTCACTTTTGAAAAATTGTTATTGATACTTAAAAATCCCAAGACAATTACGACTGAATGGGATGAGAAAAGGGGGGAATACAAGTATAAAGTAAAAGGAAGAAGACGCCACGCTGTAGTAACGCTTATTGTCAGCAATACATATATCAATGTGGTCACGGTGTTTTAAAGCCGTGACTGCAATTTTCTTAATTATTACATAACTGTAGGGTATAATATAAGATGGTTGTTAGGTTTGATTCTAATCAAGGTACATATCAGGAGGTAGGAATCATGTCAGATTTCAAAGAGGCTCATAATAATGACAAGCTATTCAAGCAAAATTTAATTAGTGAGTTCATTTCAACTGAAAAACAGAATGATTATAATAAAGCAGTGGAATATTCAATTGATGACTTAATGGAAGTAATAGAGGCAGTAAAGGATAAAAGCGGTATATTTGACACTGATCAAAAAATAGAAGATCAACTCAAAATTTTCTTAGAAGAACATACTGTAAGATTATTAAATATAATTAAAAAATAGATATTACATATTTTTTTGAGAGGCATCTTTCACTCCGGTAATGGACTTATTAAATAGATTAAAAAATAACGTATGTATAAAATTAATGGACGTGTTCAAATTGTTACAATTAGCGTAGTTGATTTAATTAAGGTAGTGGTAAGACAGGTGTGCTAATGAACTTACAATCAAATTAATTGAGAACAAGTACATCTTATTTTACTCCATACCTAGACGAAGCAACACATATTAATCAATTATGTGAAGCTCAAAAGTTCTATGAACCATGAGTACGAACAATCTTGATAGTGAGACTTATTATGAATTGGCAACGGATGTTGCTTTTCATCATCCTTAAATAAACTATTTTCAAAACCTCATGAAAGGAATTGTGTAATATTGAGTCGTGAAAATAACATCATTATTTCACCATTAAATAATGACTTAATAGAGGATATCAATACGACAAATGATTATTTTGAGTTATGTGGTAGAGTCGTCCCCAGCTTCCAATCAGGAAAGTGGTCATATACTGAAGTTCTTTTTGACGAAGCCAGAAAATACGTTTTCCAGATGAGAAGCTTGAATGGAACCAATAAATAAACCAAGACGATAAAGCTTTGTTTTTAGCTTATATGAACAATACTTGCATCGGATACACCGTACAGTCGTTCCAACATCGGAATGGCTGTTTTTTTTTATATGTATCTTCTTGAAATCCATCACCTTGTATAAGAAATGTTATCATATTGTAATTTTTTTGCAGATGTGTTGTGAGAGCTTATTCGTATATGTTAGCATCCCATATAGACATGAAATAAGTAGAGAAAGAGTGGTTAACCCAACCATGAAGAAGCGAGGTTTACTTACATCGTTACTTGAGATCTTATGGGTATCAACGAAGTTAGGTTTGACATCATTTGGTGGACCTGTTGCCCATTTAGGTTATTTTCATCAAGAATATGTTCGAAAACGAAAATTGATGGACGAAAAAAGTTATGCTGACCTCGTTGCTTTGTGTCAATTTTTGCCGGGGCCTGCCAGTAGCCAGGTAGGGATTGGGATGGGAGTTATGCGGGCTGGAGTATTGGGAGGCATTGTTTCATTTCTTGGTTTCACCTTCCCCTCGGTCATCATGTTAATTCTATTTGCATTAATTCTTCAAGGGATGGATGTAAGTGGTACGGGTTGGATTCATGGATTGAAAATCGTTGCTGTCGCCGTCGTTGCACATGCAATTATAGGCATGGCTCAGAATTTAACACCGGATCTCAAAAGAAAAGCTATTGCCTTACTCGCTATGGTCATTACATTATTGTGGCAAACCGCGTATTCTCAAGTCGTCATTATTATTGGAGCGGCGGTCATTGGTTTCCTAGTATACAGAGAACATCATCAACATGAAGTGGATTCAGAGGATCGGGTTCGCTTTCCGATTAAACGCAGCGTTGCAGTGGTCTGTTTAGTGTTATTTGTGGGCTTATTAATTCTACTTCCTATTCTAAGAGAAGTGACTTCGATAAAGTGGATTGCAATGTTGGACAGCTTCTACCGCTCCGGATCTCTCGTATTTGGCGGCGGTCATGTTGTCCTACCCCTACTTGAACGTGAGTTTGTATCCACAGGTTGGATTAGCGAGGAAGCCTTTCTCGCAGGTTACGGCGCAACTCAAGCCGTTCCCGGACCGCTGTTTACCTTTGCCTCTTATCTAGGTGCAGTGATGTATGGATGGGGTGGAGGGTTGTTAGCAACCGGTGCTATTTTCCTACCTGCATTTCTATTAATCGTAGGAACCCTTCCTTTCTGGGACGCAATGCGTCGTAATCCCAAAGCAAAAGCAGCTTTTGTGGGGGTAAACGCAGCAGTAGTTGGTATCTTAATTGCAGCATTTTATCAGCCCATATGGACAAGTACGATTGTGAACCCGCTTGATTTTGCGTTTGCAGCGATCTTATTTAGCATGTTAGTCTACTGGAAGTTGCCACCATGGGTGATCGTGTTGGCAGGTGCGGTAGGTGGAACTCTGATTACTATGTTCTAGGTATGGATGCAGGCATTACAAATGCGTGCTGGGACAACCATCAAATCTACCTTGAATCTAAACGGGAGATAAGTCTCTCGTGTGGGCTGAAGTCACATGTTATACTTGGAGGAAAATGATTCCAAATGATCTTCCGTATTCATATTAGGAGGCGGTTATATTGACGACGGTTGTCATACTGATCATTGTTGCATCTTCATTAGTTACGAGTGGTATTGTGGTAGGTGTCGTTGTAACGCAATTGAAAGCTCAGCGTGGTGCGATTCATAAACGTAAACAAATTCTGTTAGAGGGGATTCCAGCGAAGGCTTTGATCCGTGCTGTGCATCCGACATCATCCTCTATGGACGATAACCCAGCAGTTACTCTTGAACTAACCGTTACGCAACAGGATGGACAGACCTTTCCAGTGGTTATTAAGACGTACATTCCCTTAATACATATTCCTCAATTTCAAGAGGGTAAAGAGATTGATGTTAAATATATGGAAGGGGAAAATGGACGAAACGTTGAGGTCGTAGGTGCTTACATTCCATAACTTGATTGATATATATGAAGCATAGAGTGCTGTGAAGCAAGGGGGTTGGGGCGAGGATGAAAAGTGAAATTGCAAAGGAACCGGCTGTTCCAAACCTAACTCAGGATCAGATCACTAAGATTACAGAAGCAGTGTTCATGCATAACGTTGATGAGAATATCTCGTGTGATGTTATTTTTGTTTTTGGCGGTACACATTCTGGTCACTGGACGAGAACGATCGCTGCATATAATAAAGGGCTAGGGAAACAGATTGTCGTTACAGGAAGGTGCAGTTGGGCTAGCCTTCAGAGAGGAATAGAGAACCAGATTCCAGAGTCACATGTAATTAGGCAGCATTTAATCGAGGCAGGCATTCCGTCCGAAGTTATTTTTGTAGAAACGA
It includes:
- a CDS encoding DUF4258 domain-containing protein; this encodes MNEPVATDELMILIPNLASQGNIELSFHAEQRLNQPDRNFTFEKLLLILKNPKTITTEWDEKRGEYKYKVKGRRRHAVVTLIVSNTYINVVTVF
- a CDS encoding chromate transporter; this translates as MKKRGLLTSLLEILWVSTKLGLTSFGGPVAHLGYFHQEYVRKRKLMDEKSYADLVALCQFLPGPASSQVGIGMGVMRAGVLGGIVSFLGFTFPSVIMLILFALILQGMDVSGTGWIHGLKIVAVAVVAHAIIGMAQNLTPDLKRKAIALLAMVITLLWQTAYSQVVIIIGAAVIGFLVYREHHQHEVDSEDRVRFPIKRSVAVVCLVLFVGLLILLPILREVTSIKWIAMLDSFYRSGSLVFGGGHVVLPLLEREFVSTGWISEEAFLAGYGATQAVPGPLFTFASYLGAVMYGWGGGLLATGAIFLPAFLLIVGTLPFWDAMRRNPKAKAAFVGVNAAVVGILIAAFYQPIWTSTIVNPLDFAFAAILFSMLVYWKLPPWVIVLAGAVGGTLITMF
- a CDS encoding YdcF family protein is translated as MKSEIAKEPAVPNLTQDQITKITEAVFMHNVDENISCDVIFVFGGTHSGHWTRTIAAYNKGLGKQIVVTGRCSWASLQRGIENQIPESHVIRQHLIEAGIPSEVIFVETKSVNTLENVLFAKEVFDFSKTRSVLVVCKSHAAGRQFRTLKKHLHPDIAYMPALFDTVYKNVEINRQNWANTEIGRSRVYGEYLRICKYGDRGDIETLEERLRI